In Phyllopteryx taeniolatus isolate TA_2022b chromosome 8, UOR_Ptae_1.2, whole genome shotgun sequence, one genomic interval encodes:
- the LOC133482616 gene encoding uncharacterized protein LOC133482616: MERLELWCGRHNVELNTLKTVEMIVDFRRHPSPQLPLTLSSCLVSTVETFKFLGISVSQNLKWEININSVLKKAEQRIYFLRLLRKQGLPQEQLRQFYTAVIESVLCSSITVWFGAATKKDKLRLQRTIKTAGKIVGTPLPTLEDLHAARTKTRAYKILLDPPHPGHQLFQLLPSGRRYRTMKTKTSRHSNSFFPLAINFLNS, translated from the coding sequence atggagcggctggagctgtggtgcggccgacacaacgtggagctgaacacgctcaagactgtagagatgatcgtggacttcaggaggcatccttcgccacagctgcccctcacgttgtccagctgccttgtgtcaaccgtcgagaccttcaagttcctgggaatttcagtctctcagaacctgaagtgggagatcaacatcaactccgtcctcaaaaaggccgagcagaggatatacttcctgcggcttctgcgGAAGcaaggcctgccacaggagcaactgaggcagttctacacagcggtcatcgaatcagtcctgtgttcttccatcacagtctggtttggtgctgctacaaaaaaggacaaactccgactgcaacggacaatcaaaactgctggaaagattgtcggtactcccctacccacccttgaggacttgcacgctgccagaactaagacaagagcatacaaaatcctcttggaccctccacatcctggtcaccagctcttccaactccttccctcaggtaggcgctaccgaacaatgaaaactaaaactagcagacattccaacagcttcttccctcttgccattaacttcttaaacagttaa